A single region of the Plutella xylostella chromosome 26, ilPluXylo3.1, whole genome shotgun sequence genome encodes:
- the LOC105391680 gene encoding uncharacterized protein LOC105391680, giving the protein MTNFQSPIPVSEIESVLAWVDSFKLSRTTRKINRDFSDAVLLAEMLSVHYPKLIDMHNYPARNSHALKLNNWMTLNRKVLKKLKLNLCYATMEQLANATPNIIERVLIMVREKILRDEEASRAKEEQNLSSGGSYHEALGDDPNVLLVPVKNRVNGVLETVQLKVIGYNQYLAVARELAEAREGADLLKQKVEQLDTLLKVKDERIEELQKQLERKTARRKEIEALTNKKLDDVEHSEKSSFSIPEVEKSSKSKISLTNEGRIMNETPLLKKVSSIAKPTNVAERTSKQSVTKLPECTSRKSISPIIEPKASIKNIDNTTKNISPIEAEYIPTVADIKKSFTKAPVDVKLSMTKPIAEARVSVTKPSVEMKPSATAPVVDIKKSKTESHLEVKIDNQILNDPPTVPAPSGMISNTPASTLIYVNDLTNKSERMFPFLPKGSYEITKPAAVPANIPEVKESIQPEVDRVKSDVFEEADQDHHSIDEENYEDSENDFDNVVTVEQTIRKEINDISNNMGQLQESKSKAEVLVVANPPE; this is encoded by the exons ATGACAAACTTCCAGTCCCCTATTCCCGTGTCCGAGATAGAGTCGGTGCTGGCGTGGGTGGACTCCTTCAAGCTGTCCCGGACCACCAGGAAGATCAATAGGGACTTCTCTGATGCTG TCCTGCTAGCAGAGATGCTGAGCGTCCACTATCCGAAGCTCATCGACATGCACAACTACCCGGCCCGGAATAGCCACGCGCTCAAACTTAACAACTGGATGACTCTCAATAGAAAG GTGCTCAAAAAGCTGAAACTAAACCTGTGCTACGCCACCATGGAACAGCTAGCCAACGCCACACCCAACATTATTGAGCGAGTCCTTATTATGG TCCGTGAGAAGATCCTCCGTGATGAGGAAGCGAGCCGGGCCAAGGAGGAGCAGAACCTGTCGAGTGGAGGCAGCTACCACGAGGCTCTGGGGGATGACC CGAACGTGCTCCTCGTGCCAGTGAAGAACCGTGTGAACGGAGTCCTGGAGACGGTGCAGCTGAAGGTGATCGGCTACAACCAGTATCTGGCGGTGGCGCGAGAGCTGGCAGAGGCCAGGGAGGGTGCTGACCTGCTGAAACAGAAG GTTGAACAGTTAGACACATTATTGAAAGTAAAAGACGAGAGAATAGAAGAATTGCAAAAGCAACTTGAAAGAAAAACAGCAAGACGCAAAGAAATAGAAgctttaacaaataaaaagttagatGATGTTGAACATTCAGAAAAGTCCAGCTTTTCAATACCAGAAGTAGAAAAATCATCGAAATCTAAAATATCTTTGACTAATGAGGGTAGAATAATGAATGAAACACCTTTGTTGAAGAAAGTGTCTTCTATTGCTAAACCGACTAATGTAGCTGAAAGGACATCGAAACAATCAGTAACCAAACTTCCAGAATGTACATCAAGAAAGAGTATTAGTCCTATCATAGAACCGAAAGCATCTATAAAGAATATCGATAATACcactaaaaatattagtcCCATAGAAGCAGAATATATACCGACTGTTGCTGACATCAAAAAGAGTTTTACAAAAGCACCAGTTGATGTCAAGTTAAGTATGACAAAACCAATAGCTGAAGCTAGGGTTAGTGTAACAAAACCATCTGTAGAGATGAAGCCCAGCGCTACGGCCCCTGTAGTTGACATAAAGAAAAGTAAAACAGAATCGCATTTAGAAGTTAAAATTGACAATCAGATCCTTAATGATCCACCAACTGTCCCAGCACCGAGTGGAATGATTTCAAATACGCCCGCTTCAACACTAATTTACGTCAACGATCTTACAAATAAATCCGAGAGGATGTTTCCTTTCCTTCCAAAGGGTAGTTACGAGATTACAAAACCAGCTGCGGTGCCTGCCAATATCCCAGAAGTTAAAGAAAGTATACAACCAGAGGTGGACAGAGTCAAATCTGATGTGTTTGAGGAGGCCGACCAAGACCATCATTCAATAGATGAAGAAAATTATGAAGACAGTGAGAACGATTTCGATAACGTGGTCACCGTTGAACAGACTATAAGAAAAGAAATCAATGATATTTCAAATAACATGGGGCAGTTACAAGAAAGCAAAAGTAAGGCTGAAGTTTTGGTTGTTGCTAACCCACCAGAGTGA
- the LOC105391679 gene encoding uncharacterized protein LOC105391679 isoform X1 yields MSNGNTEGLDQEENHNNVPNTTSNNLKSKQSLTVKLSSKQNVVNDANTNSKHSVHNKIQLGSKPNIESKDKLGHDRRSNINNKNPTSKQNLSHGNVASKNLDHDRRGSVRISQPTLKFNNHDKAVSKEQLDHDRRGSNGNAKPISTHNVYLETNKSKIDTSSKQAMSNNDQSVAKIKSNIHSSESHHTRKSISIHDTIKSNVNTPSTAEQNVETYKVDEEKIRSSSVSDNLRLSSKKSSSRADKIKSRPDFLSTQKLTNSIQNLSHNKMQSEHLLEEEGCYCCMCKYVSHLHEEVLEEEEPVDIQQLLDNKENELRNEFQLHLEKQMTAMKEKFNFILHNEQVRASYMLREAHRERQEKITALQTLLECKNLAGLMYVMCSERRRSQLEIMKIKQEYTNYIRALQEILAEGQALILHLSRGYKTALRVDNEWRDKMKDVIREFQLFVCHYMGGDLEANEYLFDIPKLMETASPLEVDDEEEPCAENDEEIVRQAEESFKKLEEESKDLKWWDRMEGDCPPFIMFGDLSEFEAPRRREISNKLKAMKSAPKKWKEYAFHDMFLRADCGNHQLIKDVYPPPPGRNRCELDAVGSNYNGSRRPTGGSTDTRAGSILRLMTSDGNYQTDKSTLLAAKDSLEIASSKHLLHHGKQRSFRSHSDSQYHSVENIDIKKIRHSIVVEELEQEQQLYDVTEECLCGPEEEEEEEKEDIQNKITVVDSLTCVRAHVPDADSKINYEKYCPMDKCELMRMSSFDRALPPYMKANPYTHFRQTFEHYHPCSPEQLEIIQERIKEREAKEKLMREGKSKPDVLEEWRDEVGGVATQTSDYMLGDLPPCTCRDPHLNPAFSSVPHPTPAFSSVPHPTPASSSVRMFNVQDLLPMKEALAQIATEQMSDHKANFNRLQVDGQGENVDEILNQDRKTFTKNRMESIKEIFKKYPSLADLFQGNAMC; encoded by the exons ATGTCTAACGGTAATACTGAAGGGCTTGATCAAGAAgaaaatcataataatgtaCCGAACACAACCAGCAATAACTTGAAAAGTAAACAGTCTTTAACAGTAAAGTTATCGTCAAAACAAAATGTGGTTAACGATGCTAATACAAATTCTAAACATAGtgttcataataaaatacagcTGGGCTCTAAACCAAATATTGAATCGAAAGACAAATTAGGCCATGACAGACGAAGtaacatcaataataaaaacccAACATCGAAGCAAAACTTAAGTCATGGCAATGTAGCGTCGAAGAATTTGGATCACGATAGACGTGGCAGTGTCAGAATTTCTCAGCCGACATTGAAATTCAATAATCATGATAAAGCTGTGTCAAAAGAACAATTAGACCATGATAGACGTGGAAGCAATGGTAATGCTAAACCAATTTCGACACACAATGTCTATCTcgaaacaaataaaagtaaaatagatACTTCATCAAAACAAGCTATGTCTAATAACGACCAATCCGTCgctaaaattaaaagtaacaTACATAGTTCAGAAAGTCATCATACCAGGAAAAGTATAAGCATTCATGATACAATTAAAAGCAACGTAAATACAccatccactgctgaacaaAATGTTGAAACCTATAAAGTTGATGAAGAAAAAATAAGAAGCAGTTCTGTATCAGATAATTTGCGATTGTCGTCAAAAAAATCATCAAGCCGCgctgataaaataaaaagtcgCCCTGATTTTTTATCGACTCAAAAACTTACAAATTCGATACAAAATCTTAGCCACAATAAAATGCAATCGGAACACTTATTGGAAGAAGAAGGTTGTTATTGTTGTATGTGCAAATATGTCTCACATTTACACGAAGAAGTCCTGGAAGAAGAAGAACCTGTAGATATTCAACAGCTACTTGATAACAAAGAAAATGAACTGCGGAATGaatttcaacttcatttagaGAAACAAATGACTGCAATGAAAGAAAAGTTTAATTTCATACTGCA TAATGAACAAGTAAGAGCGAGTTACATGTTACGTGAAGCTCACAGAGAGAGACAGGAGAAAATCACTGCGCTTCAAACTCTTCTCGAGTGCAAGAACTTGGCTGGTCTCATGTACGTCATGTGTTCAGAACGAAGAAGAAGTCAGCTGGAGATAATGAAGATTAAACAAG AATATACAAATTACATTCGAGCTCTACAAGAGATCCTTGCGGAAGGGCAAGCGTTGATTCTGCATTTGTCCCGCGGATACAAGACCGCGTTGCGCGTAGACAATGAGTGGCGTGACAAAATGAAGGACGTCATCAGAGag TTTCAACTTTTCGTATGCCACTACATGGGTGGTGATTTAGAAGCGAACGAGTACTTATTTGACATACCAAAGCTGATGGAAACCGCCTCACCATTGGAAGTTGATGATGAAGAGGAGCCCTGTGCCGAAAATGATGAAGAAATAGTACGGCAGGCTGAAG AGTCCTTTAAGAAATTAGAAGAGGAAAGCAAAGATTTAAAATGGTGGGACCGTATGGAGGGTGACTGCCCACCGTTCATAATGTTTGGAGATTTGTCAGAGTTTGAGGCACCGAGGAGGAGGGAGATATCAAACAAGTTGAAGGCTATGAAGTCTGCGCCAAAGAAGTGGAAAGAATATG CGTTCCACGACATGTTCCTTCGCGCCGACTGCGGCAACCATCAGCTCATCAAGGACGTgtacccgccgccgccgggcagGAACCGCTGCGAGCTCGACGCCGTAGGGTCCAAT TACAACGGGAGCAGACGGCCAACAGGCGGCAGCACCGACACTCGAGCGGGGTCCATACTGCGACTcat gACATCTGACGGGAATTACCAAACCGACAAGAGCACACTGTTGGCTGCCAAGGATTCCTTGGAGATTGCCTCCTCGAAGCATTTATTGCAT cATGGAAAACAGCGATCGTTTCGAAGTCATTCAGACAGTCAGTATCATTCGGTGGAAAATatagacattaaaaaaataaga CATTCGATCGTGGTTGAAGAACTAGAACAAGAACAACAACTTTATGATGTGACAGAAga atgcCTATGCGGtcctgaagaagaagaagaagaagaaaaggaGGATATTCAGAATAAAAT tacCGTGGTGGACAGTTTAACTTGTGTCAGAGCACACGTCCCAGATGCTGATTCTAAGATTAATTATGAAAAG TACTGTCCGATGGACAAGTGTGAGCTGATGCGCATGAGCTCCTTCGACCGCGCGCTCCCTCCGTACATGAAGGCGAACCCCTACACCCACTTCCGGCAGACCTTCGAGCACTACCACCCTTGCTCACCTG AGCAACTCGAAATAATACAAGAACGTATCAAAGAGAGAGAAGCTAAAGAGAAACTTATGAGAGAAGGCAAGAGCAAACCGGATGTCTTAGAGGAGTGGAGAGATG AAGTGGGCGGCGTGGCGACGCAGACCTCAGACTACATGCTGGGAGACCTCCCCCCCTGCACCTGCCGCGACCCTCACCTCAACCCCGCGTTCAGCAGCGTCCCTCACCCCACCCCCGCGTTTAGCAGCGTCCCTCACCCCACCCCCGCGTCCAGCAGCGTCCGGATGTTTAATG TCCAAGATCTGCTGCCAATGAAGGAGGCCCTGGCGCAGATAGCCACGGAACAGATGTCCGACCACAAGGCCAACTTCAACCGACTCCAAGTCGACGGACAGGGGGAGAATGTGGATGAAAT CTTGAATCAAGATCGAAAAACATTCACGAAAAACAGAATGGAGTCAATAAAGGAAATTTTCAAGAAGTACCCCAGCCTAGCAGACTTATTCCAAGGAAATGCCATGtgctaa
- the LOC105391679 gene encoding uncharacterized protein LOC105391679 isoform X2 gives MSNGNTEGLDQEENHNNVPNTTSNNLKSKQSLTVKLSSKQNVVNDANTNSKHSVHNKIQLGSKPNIESKDKLGHDRRSNINNKNPTSKQNLSHGNVASKNLDHDRRGSVRISQPTLKFNNHDKAVSKEQLDHDRRGSNGNAKPISTHNVYLETNKSKIDTSSKQAMSNNDQSVAKIKSNIHSSESHHTRKSISIHDTIKSNVNTPSTAEQNVETYKVDEEKIRSSSVSDNLRLSSKKSSSRADKIKSRPDFLSTQKLTNSIQNLSHNKMQSEHLLEEEGCYCCMCKYVSHLHEEVLEEEEPVDIQQLLDNKENELRNEFQLHLEKQMTAMKEKFNFILHNEQVRASYMLREAHRERQEKITALQTLLECKNLAGLMYVMCSERRRSQLEIMKIKQEYTNYIRALQEILAEGQALILHLSRGYKTALRVDNEWRDKMKDVIREFQLFVCHYMGGDLEANEYLFDIPKLMETASPLEVDDEEEPCAENDEEIVRQAEESFKKLEEESKDLKWWDRMEGDCPPFIMFGDLSEFEAPRRREISNKLKAMKSAPKKWKEYAFHDMFLRADCGNHQLIKDVYPPPPGRNRCELDAVGSNYNGSRRPTGGSTDTRAGSILRLMTSDGNYQTDKSTLLAAKDSLEIASSKHLLHHSIVVEELEQEQQLYDVTEECLCGPEEEEEEEKEDIQNKITVVDSLTCVRAHVPDADSKINYEKYCPMDKCELMRMSSFDRALPPYMKANPYTHFRQTFEHYHPCSPEQLEIIQERIKEREAKEKLMREGKSKPDVLEEWRDEVGGVATQTSDYMLGDLPPCTCRDPHLNPAFSSVPHPTPAFSSVPHPTPASSSVRMFNVQDLLPMKEALAQIATEQMSDHKANFNRLQVDGQGENVDEILNQDRKTFTKNRMESIKEIFKKYPSLADLFQGNAMC, from the exons ATGTCTAACGGTAATACTGAAGGGCTTGATCAAGAAgaaaatcataataatgtaCCGAACACAACCAGCAATAACTTGAAAAGTAAACAGTCTTTAACAGTAAAGTTATCGTCAAAACAAAATGTGGTTAACGATGCTAATACAAATTCTAAACATAGtgttcataataaaatacagcTGGGCTCTAAACCAAATATTGAATCGAAAGACAAATTAGGCCATGACAGACGAAGtaacatcaataataaaaacccAACATCGAAGCAAAACTTAAGTCATGGCAATGTAGCGTCGAAGAATTTGGATCACGATAGACGTGGCAGTGTCAGAATTTCTCAGCCGACATTGAAATTCAATAATCATGATAAAGCTGTGTCAAAAGAACAATTAGACCATGATAGACGTGGAAGCAATGGTAATGCTAAACCAATTTCGACACACAATGTCTATCTcgaaacaaataaaagtaaaatagatACTTCATCAAAACAAGCTATGTCTAATAACGACCAATCCGTCgctaaaattaaaagtaacaTACATAGTTCAGAAAGTCATCATACCAGGAAAAGTATAAGCATTCATGATACAATTAAAAGCAACGTAAATACAccatccactgctgaacaaAATGTTGAAACCTATAAAGTTGATGAAGAAAAAATAAGAAGCAGTTCTGTATCAGATAATTTGCGATTGTCGTCAAAAAAATCATCAAGCCGCgctgataaaataaaaagtcgCCCTGATTTTTTATCGACTCAAAAACTTACAAATTCGATACAAAATCTTAGCCACAATAAAATGCAATCGGAACACTTATTGGAAGAAGAAGGTTGTTATTGTTGTATGTGCAAATATGTCTCACATTTACACGAAGAAGTCCTGGAAGAAGAAGAACCTGTAGATATTCAACAGCTACTTGATAACAAAGAAAATGAACTGCGGAATGaatttcaacttcatttagaGAAACAAATGACTGCAATGAAAGAAAAGTTTAATTTCATACTGCA TAATGAACAAGTAAGAGCGAGTTACATGTTACGTGAAGCTCACAGAGAGAGACAGGAGAAAATCACTGCGCTTCAAACTCTTCTCGAGTGCAAGAACTTGGCTGGTCTCATGTACGTCATGTGTTCAGAACGAAGAAGAAGTCAGCTGGAGATAATGAAGATTAAACAAG AATATACAAATTACATTCGAGCTCTACAAGAGATCCTTGCGGAAGGGCAAGCGTTGATTCTGCATTTGTCCCGCGGATACAAGACCGCGTTGCGCGTAGACAATGAGTGGCGTGACAAAATGAAGGACGTCATCAGAGag TTTCAACTTTTCGTATGCCACTACATGGGTGGTGATTTAGAAGCGAACGAGTACTTATTTGACATACCAAAGCTGATGGAAACCGCCTCACCATTGGAAGTTGATGATGAAGAGGAGCCCTGTGCCGAAAATGATGAAGAAATAGTACGGCAGGCTGAAG AGTCCTTTAAGAAATTAGAAGAGGAAAGCAAAGATTTAAAATGGTGGGACCGTATGGAGGGTGACTGCCCACCGTTCATAATGTTTGGAGATTTGTCAGAGTTTGAGGCACCGAGGAGGAGGGAGATATCAAACAAGTTGAAGGCTATGAAGTCTGCGCCAAAGAAGTGGAAAGAATATG CGTTCCACGACATGTTCCTTCGCGCCGACTGCGGCAACCATCAGCTCATCAAGGACGTgtacccgccgccgccgggcagGAACCGCTGCGAGCTCGACGCCGTAGGGTCCAAT TACAACGGGAGCAGACGGCCAACAGGCGGCAGCACCGACACTCGAGCGGGGTCCATACTGCGACTcat gACATCTGACGGGAATTACCAAACCGACAAGAGCACACTGTTGGCTGCCAAGGATTCCTTGGAGATTGCCTCCTCGAAGCATTTATTGCAT CATTCGATCGTGGTTGAAGAACTAGAACAAGAACAACAACTTTATGATGTGACAGAAga atgcCTATGCGGtcctgaagaagaagaagaagaagaaaaggaGGATATTCAGAATAAAAT tacCGTGGTGGACAGTTTAACTTGTGTCAGAGCACACGTCCCAGATGCTGATTCTAAGATTAATTATGAAAAG TACTGTCCGATGGACAAGTGTGAGCTGATGCGCATGAGCTCCTTCGACCGCGCGCTCCCTCCGTACATGAAGGCGAACCCCTACACCCACTTCCGGCAGACCTTCGAGCACTACCACCCTTGCTCACCTG AGCAACTCGAAATAATACAAGAACGTATCAAAGAGAGAGAAGCTAAAGAGAAACTTATGAGAGAAGGCAAGAGCAAACCGGATGTCTTAGAGGAGTGGAGAGATG AAGTGGGCGGCGTGGCGACGCAGACCTCAGACTACATGCTGGGAGACCTCCCCCCCTGCACCTGCCGCGACCCTCACCTCAACCCCGCGTTCAGCAGCGTCCCTCACCCCACCCCCGCGTTTAGCAGCGTCCCTCACCCCACCCCCGCGTCCAGCAGCGTCCGGATGTTTAATG TCCAAGATCTGCTGCCAATGAAGGAGGCCCTGGCGCAGATAGCCACGGAACAGATGTCCGACCACAAGGCCAACTTCAACCGACTCCAAGTCGACGGACAGGGGGAGAATGTGGATGAAAT CTTGAATCAAGATCGAAAAACATTCACGAAAAACAGAATGGAGTCAATAAAGGAAATTTTCAAGAAGTACCCCAGCCTAGCAGACTTATTCCAAGGAAATGCCATGtgctaa